Proteins encoded together in one Argiope bruennichi chromosome 1, qqArgBrue1.1, whole genome shotgun sequence window:
- the LOC129980553 gene encoding trafficking kinesin-binding protein 1-like isoform X1: MTEQPITQFSNSSTLTDICCRADNAEVELVSLLEEHIPHYKLRADTLTEFCGYENEDWYIQTPVLSPDTDIPLSPEVVEETLKYFVLCADRLSQMTKTYNDIDAVTRLLEEKERDLELAARIGQSLLDQNKDLRSRNDLLEQELSTSSETIIQLKHDLSVKNGLLQIYTQDLDTDSESGSPSSRERGFSVSWDTLNKKISCLQEENNLLRAEAVSRTTDIEEEEKKEMQLISDCVRQLTEANKQLTILQEEVGRKSEDSIRQQEEITQLLSQIVDLQRKLRDVTADNECLTSKLEIAEECQHELSEELIDMKEKYGELMAAFQELQAEAKQAQRNKLPSANTWQNFGMFSPYINPDSLASELEQSLGGRDSDGYSSDERPSHSRKVFNTVRYANHGVPARNRFSSSRSHYTMSGTGGRPSLTSTCFSSLSQLSSLSSGFNDLASDTESAYAESYSTDDENPDTFVDGKTERMRPNKLDVGLHSFSSGFGTATDLNTELGKAAGDSWTRKSLYGRTIRRYQFPEKLQIIKPLEGSQTLHHWQRLATPHLGGIFESRPGVKIRGETKLQDFDEKVSLGDFEEDDDFSNPGKSFMDTSSIYTFTTSALKTSEMTNVTPSYPHVQLSTRITSIPPSTLNSPQQKGSGYSLTGQSLAKLLTERGIHAMVPSAISSSVKSVSPTPTPAPSPEGSPPSSPLPFTAVRIPDLVGSASIAKGYHLFRKPRRSRSQPPPKRSTREASAGLNLDLMESIQGIGLKTLIPTTECSLNKRTVSTETLTSDSSTVTISSRLEAATKRQDSSKTVSFPTSISGQEEVSRKTVSPETLLDKPWGYVPPSVSIVKSPAAIGLTPTVAPPLSRMPNPVLQLNSLRSIRPNCADVGTVGTLRTLRKGGYI; this comes from the exons ATGACCGAACAACCAATAACTCAGTTTAGTAATTCATCTACACTTACAG ATATTTGTTGTAGAGCAGATAATGCTGAAGTTGAGTTAGTTAGCTTACTAGAAGAACACATTCCACATTATAAACTTAGAGCAGACACTTTAACAGAATTTTGTG gCTACGAAAACGAAGATTGGTACATTCAAACTCCAGTTTTAAGTCCTGATACTGATATTCCTCTAAGTCCAGAAGTTGTTGAAGAAACTCTTAAATACTTTG TTTTATGTGCTGATCGCCTCAGCCAGATGACAAAGACATACAATGACATAGATGCCGTAACTCGATTATTGGAAGaa AAAGAACGTGATTTAGAACTTGCTGCTCGAATCGGACAATCCTTATTGGATCAGAATAAAGATTTGCGTAGTAGGAATGATTTACTTGAACAAGAATTAAGTACCTCAAGTGAAACA attattcaGTTGAAGCAtgatttatcagtgaaaaatggCTTACTGCAAATCTATACCCAAGACCTGGATACTGACTCAGAAAGTGGTTCACCAAG CAGTAGAGAGAGAGGTTTTTCCGTCAGCTGGGATACTCTCAACAAAAAAATTAGCTGCCTGCAAGAGGAAAACAACCTGCTTCGAGCTGAA gcTGTATCACGTACAACAGATATTGAAGAAGAAGAGAAGAAAGAAATGCAGCTTATATCTGATTGCGTAAGGCAGCTAA cTGAAGCAAACAAGCAATTAACTATTCTTCAAGAAGAAGTGGGTAGGAAGAGTGAAGACAGCATTAGACAACAGGAGGAAATTACTCAACTGCTGTCTCAAATTGTTGATCTACAACGAAAACTTAGAGat GTAACTGCTGATAATGAGTGTTTAACCAGTAAATTAGAAATTGCTGAGGAATGTCAACATGAACTGTCAGAAGAGCTTATTGATATGAAAGAGAAATATGGAGAGCTTATGGCTGCTTTTCAAGAGCTCCAGGCTGAGGCTAAACAAGCCCAAAGGAATAAACTACCAAGTGCAAATACTTGGCAGAATTTTGGTATGTTTAGCCCATATATCAATCCTGATTCTCTTGCAAGTGAACTTGAACAATCCTTGGGAGGAAGAGACAGTGATGGTTATTCATCTGATGAACGACC ATCTCACAGTCGAAAAGTGTTCAATACAGTTCGGTATGCTAATCATGGTGTACCAGCACGTAATCGCTTCAGCTCTTCCCGCTCACATTATACCATGAGTGGTACAGGGGGTCGTCCAAGTTTAACATCCACTTGTTTCTCATCTCTCAGTCAATTATCATCATTATCATCAGGATTTAATGACCTTGCTTCAGATACTGAATCAGCATATGCAGAAAGTTACAGTACAGATGATGAAAATCCAGATAc TTTTGTTGATGGCAAAACTGAGAGAATGCGGCCAAACAAGTTGGATGTAGGATTACATAGTTTTAGCAGTGGCTTTGGTACTGCCACTGATTTAAACACTGAACTTGGTAAAGCAGCTGGGGACTCTTGGACAAGAAAATCTTTATATGGGCGCACAATCCGACGATACCAGTTCCCtgaaaaacttcaaattattaaGCCATTGGAAg GTTCTCAGACACTACATCATTGGCAAAGATTAGCAACTCCTCATTTGGGTGGCATTTTTGAATCCAGACCAGGAGTTAAAATTAGAGGTGAAACTAAATTGCAAGATTTTGATGAGAAAGTTAGTCTTGGAGATTTTGAAGAAGATGAtg ATTTTTCTAATCCTGGAAAAAGCTTTATGGATACATCATCAATTTATACTTTCACTACATCTGCTTTAAAAACAAGCGAAATGACGAATGTTACTCCAAG TTATCCTCACGTGCAGTTGTCGACAAGAATAACATCCATACCCCCATCTACACTCAACAGTCCCCAACAGAAAGGATCTGGCTACTCACTGACAGGTCAAAGCCTTGCTAAACTTTTGACTGAGCGTGGGATACATGCCATGGTACCATCTGCTATAAGTTCATCGGTCAAG TCAGTCTCCCCCACACCCACCCCAGCTCCTTCACCTGAAGGCTCTCCACCATCATCGCCTCTGCCATTTACAGCAGTTAGGATTCCAGATTTAGTTGGTAGTGCATCCATTGCTAAGGGATATCACTTGTTCCGTAAGCCTCGCAGATCACGTTCACAGCCTCCCCCTAAAAGAAGTACCAGAGAAGCATCTGCCGGCCTTAATTTAGATCTAATGGAAAGCATTCAAGGTATTGGACTAAAAACATTGATACCAACAACTGAATGTTCCCTCAATAAACGTACTGTAAGTACCGAAACTTTAACATCAGACAGTTCAACTGTTACCATTTCCTCCAGACTTGAAGCAGCCACAAAAAGGCAAGATTCTTCCAAGACTGTATCATTTCCAACTTCCATTTCTGGGCAGGAGGAAGTTTCCAGAAAGACTGTAAGCCCAGAAACATTGCTCGATAAACCATGGGGTTACGTCCCGCCATCTGTTTCAATTGTCAAAAGTCCCGCTGCAATTGGTCTTACACCCACTGTTGCCCCGCCTTTGTCTCGAATGCCTAACCCGGTGTTACAATTGAACAGTCTTCGAAGTATAAGACCAAACTGTGCCGATGTGGGTACAGTTGGGACATTACGAACACTAAGGAAGGGAGGTTACATTTAG
- the LOC129980553 gene encoding trafficking kinesin-binding protein 1-like isoform X3: protein MTEQPITQFSNSSTLTDICCRADNAEVELVSLLEEHIPHYKLRADTLTEFCGYENEDWYIQTPVLSPDTDIPLSPEVVEETLKYFVLCADRLSQMTKTYNDIDAVTRLLEEKERDLELAARIGQSLLDQNKDLRSRNDLLEQELSTSSETIIQLKHDLSVKNGLLQIYTQDLDTDSESGSPRERGFSVSWDTLNKKISCLQEENNLLRAEAVSRTTDIEEEEKKEMQLISDCVRQLTEANKQLTILQEEVGRKSEDSIRQQEEITQLLSQIVDLQRKLRDVTADNECLTSKLEIAEECQHELSEELIDMKEKYGELMAAFQELQAEAKQAQRNKLPSANTWQNFGMFSPYINPDSLASELEQSLGGRDSDGYSSDERPSHSRKVFNTVRYANHGVPARNRFSSSRSHYTMSGTGGRPSLTSTCFSSLSQLSSLSSGFNDLASDTESAYAESYSTDDENPDTFVDGKTERMRPNKLDVGLHSFSSGFGTATDLNTELGKAAGDSWTRKSLYGRTIRRYQFPEKLQIIKPLEGSQTLHHWQRLATPHLGGIFESRPGVKIRGETKLQDFDEKVSLGDFEEDDDFSNPGKSFMDTSSIYTFTTSALKTSEMTNVTPSYPHVQLSTRITSIPPSTLNSPQQKGSGYSLTGQSLAKLLTERGIHAMVPSAISSSVKSVSPTPTPAPSPEGSPPSSPLPFTAVRIPDLVGSASIAKGYHLFRKPRRSRSQPPPKRSTREASAGLNLDLMESIQGIGLKTLIPTTECSLNKRTVSTETLTSDSSTVTISSRLEAATKRQDSSKTVSFPTSISGQEEVSRKTVSPETLLDKPWGYVPPSVSIVKSPAAIGLTPTVAPPLSRMPNPVLQLNSLRSIRPNCADVGTVGTLRTLRKGGYI from the exons ATGACCGAACAACCAATAACTCAGTTTAGTAATTCATCTACACTTACAG ATATTTGTTGTAGAGCAGATAATGCTGAAGTTGAGTTAGTTAGCTTACTAGAAGAACACATTCCACATTATAAACTTAGAGCAGACACTTTAACAGAATTTTGTG gCTACGAAAACGAAGATTGGTACATTCAAACTCCAGTTTTAAGTCCTGATACTGATATTCCTCTAAGTCCAGAAGTTGTTGAAGAAACTCTTAAATACTTTG TTTTATGTGCTGATCGCCTCAGCCAGATGACAAAGACATACAATGACATAGATGCCGTAACTCGATTATTGGAAGaa AAAGAACGTGATTTAGAACTTGCTGCTCGAATCGGACAATCCTTATTGGATCAGAATAAAGATTTGCGTAGTAGGAATGATTTACTTGAACAAGAATTAAGTACCTCAAGTGAAACA attattcaGTTGAAGCAtgatttatcagtgaaaaatggCTTACTGCAAATCTATACCCAAGACCTGGATACTGACTCAGAAAGTGGTTCACCAAG AGAGAGAGGTTTTTCCGTCAGCTGGGATACTCTCAACAAAAAAATTAGCTGCCTGCAAGAGGAAAACAACCTGCTTCGAGCTGAA gcTGTATCACGTACAACAGATATTGAAGAAGAAGAGAAGAAAGAAATGCAGCTTATATCTGATTGCGTAAGGCAGCTAA cTGAAGCAAACAAGCAATTAACTATTCTTCAAGAAGAAGTGGGTAGGAAGAGTGAAGACAGCATTAGACAACAGGAGGAAATTACTCAACTGCTGTCTCAAATTGTTGATCTACAACGAAAACTTAGAGat GTAACTGCTGATAATGAGTGTTTAACCAGTAAATTAGAAATTGCTGAGGAATGTCAACATGAACTGTCAGAAGAGCTTATTGATATGAAAGAGAAATATGGAGAGCTTATGGCTGCTTTTCAAGAGCTCCAGGCTGAGGCTAAACAAGCCCAAAGGAATAAACTACCAAGTGCAAATACTTGGCAGAATTTTGGTATGTTTAGCCCATATATCAATCCTGATTCTCTTGCAAGTGAACTTGAACAATCCTTGGGAGGAAGAGACAGTGATGGTTATTCATCTGATGAACGACC ATCTCACAGTCGAAAAGTGTTCAATACAGTTCGGTATGCTAATCATGGTGTACCAGCACGTAATCGCTTCAGCTCTTCCCGCTCACATTATACCATGAGTGGTACAGGGGGTCGTCCAAGTTTAACATCCACTTGTTTCTCATCTCTCAGTCAATTATCATCATTATCATCAGGATTTAATGACCTTGCTTCAGATACTGAATCAGCATATGCAGAAAGTTACAGTACAGATGATGAAAATCCAGATAc TTTTGTTGATGGCAAAACTGAGAGAATGCGGCCAAACAAGTTGGATGTAGGATTACATAGTTTTAGCAGTGGCTTTGGTACTGCCACTGATTTAAACACTGAACTTGGTAAAGCAGCTGGGGACTCTTGGACAAGAAAATCTTTATATGGGCGCACAATCCGACGATACCAGTTCCCtgaaaaacttcaaattattaaGCCATTGGAAg GTTCTCAGACACTACATCATTGGCAAAGATTAGCAACTCCTCATTTGGGTGGCATTTTTGAATCCAGACCAGGAGTTAAAATTAGAGGTGAAACTAAATTGCAAGATTTTGATGAGAAAGTTAGTCTTGGAGATTTTGAAGAAGATGAtg ATTTTTCTAATCCTGGAAAAAGCTTTATGGATACATCATCAATTTATACTTTCACTACATCTGCTTTAAAAACAAGCGAAATGACGAATGTTACTCCAAG TTATCCTCACGTGCAGTTGTCGACAAGAATAACATCCATACCCCCATCTACACTCAACAGTCCCCAACAGAAAGGATCTGGCTACTCACTGACAGGTCAAAGCCTTGCTAAACTTTTGACTGAGCGTGGGATACATGCCATGGTACCATCTGCTATAAGTTCATCGGTCAAG TCAGTCTCCCCCACACCCACCCCAGCTCCTTCACCTGAAGGCTCTCCACCATCATCGCCTCTGCCATTTACAGCAGTTAGGATTCCAGATTTAGTTGGTAGTGCATCCATTGCTAAGGGATATCACTTGTTCCGTAAGCCTCGCAGATCACGTTCACAGCCTCCCCCTAAAAGAAGTACCAGAGAAGCATCTGCCGGCCTTAATTTAGATCTAATGGAAAGCATTCAAGGTATTGGACTAAAAACATTGATACCAACAACTGAATGTTCCCTCAATAAACGTACTGTAAGTACCGAAACTTTAACATCAGACAGTTCAACTGTTACCATTTCCTCCAGACTTGAAGCAGCCACAAAAAGGCAAGATTCTTCCAAGACTGTATCATTTCCAACTTCCATTTCTGGGCAGGAGGAAGTTTCCAGAAAGACTGTAAGCCCAGAAACATTGCTCGATAAACCATGGGGTTACGTCCCGCCATCTGTTTCAATTGTCAAAAGTCCCGCTGCAATTGGTCTTACACCCACTGTTGCCCCGCCTTTGTCTCGAATGCCTAACCCGGTGTTACAATTGAACAGTCTTCGAAGTATAAGACCAAACTGTGCCGATGTGGGTACAGTTGGGACATTACGAACACTAAGGAAGGGAGGTTACATTTAG
- the LOC129980553 gene encoding trafficking kinesin-binding protein 1-like isoform X2, translating into MTEQPITQFSNSSTLTDICCRADNAEVELVSLLEEHIPHYKLRADTLTEFCGYENEDWYIQTPVLSPDTDIPLSPEVVEETLKYFVLCADRLSQMTKTYNDIDAVTRLLEEKERDLELAARIGQSLLDQNKDLRSRNDLLEQELSTSSETIIQLKHDLSVKNGLLQIYTQDLDTDSESGSPSRERGFSVSWDTLNKKISCLQEENNLLRAEAVSRTTDIEEEEKKEMQLISDCVRQLTEANKQLTILQEEVGRKSEDSIRQQEEITQLLSQIVDLQRKLRDVTADNECLTSKLEIAEECQHELSEELIDMKEKYGELMAAFQELQAEAKQAQRNKLPSANTWQNFGMFSPYINPDSLASELEQSLGGRDSDGYSSDERPSHSRKVFNTVRYANHGVPARNRFSSSRSHYTMSGTGGRPSLTSTCFSSLSQLSSLSSGFNDLASDTESAYAESYSTDDENPDTFVDGKTERMRPNKLDVGLHSFSSGFGTATDLNTELGKAAGDSWTRKSLYGRTIRRYQFPEKLQIIKPLEGSQTLHHWQRLATPHLGGIFESRPGVKIRGETKLQDFDEKVSLGDFEEDDDFSNPGKSFMDTSSIYTFTTSALKTSEMTNVTPSYPHVQLSTRITSIPPSTLNSPQQKGSGYSLTGQSLAKLLTERGIHAMVPSAISSSVKSVSPTPTPAPSPEGSPPSSPLPFTAVRIPDLVGSASIAKGYHLFRKPRRSRSQPPPKRSTREASAGLNLDLMESIQGIGLKTLIPTTECSLNKRTVSTETLTSDSSTVTISSRLEAATKRQDSSKTVSFPTSISGQEEVSRKTVSPETLLDKPWGYVPPSVSIVKSPAAIGLTPTVAPPLSRMPNPVLQLNSLRSIRPNCADVGTVGTLRTLRKGGYI; encoded by the exons ATGACCGAACAACCAATAACTCAGTTTAGTAATTCATCTACACTTACAG ATATTTGTTGTAGAGCAGATAATGCTGAAGTTGAGTTAGTTAGCTTACTAGAAGAACACATTCCACATTATAAACTTAGAGCAGACACTTTAACAGAATTTTGTG gCTACGAAAACGAAGATTGGTACATTCAAACTCCAGTTTTAAGTCCTGATACTGATATTCCTCTAAGTCCAGAAGTTGTTGAAGAAACTCTTAAATACTTTG TTTTATGTGCTGATCGCCTCAGCCAGATGACAAAGACATACAATGACATAGATGCCGTAACTCGATTATTGGAAGaa AAAGAACGTGATTTAGAACTTGCTGCTCGAATCGGACAATCCTTATTGGATCAGAATAAAGATTTGCGTAGTAGGAATGATTTACTTGAACAAGAATTAAGTACCTCAAGTGAAACA attattcaGTTGAAGCAtgatttatcagtgaaaaatggCTTACTGCAAATCTATACCCAAGACCTGGATACTGACTCAGAAAGTGGTTCACCAAG TAGAGAGAGAGGTTTTTCCGTCAGCTGGGATACTCTCAACAAAAAAATTAGCTGCCTGCAAGAGGAAAACAACCTGCTTCGAGCTGAA gcTGTATCACGTACAACAGATATTGAAGAAGAAGAGAAGAAAGAAATGCAGCTTATATCTGATTGCGTAAGGCAGCTAA cTGAAGCAAACAAGCAATTAACTATTCTTCAAGAAGAAGTGGGTAGGAAGAGTGAAGACAGCATTAGACAACAGGAGGAAATTACTCAACTGCTGTCTCAAATTGTTGATCTACAACGAAAACTTAGAGat GTAACTGCTGATAATGAGTGTTTAACCAGTAAATTAGAAATTGCTGAGGAATGTCAACATGAACTGTCAGAAGAGCTTATTGATATGAAAGAGAAATATGGAGAGCTTATGGCTGCTTTTCAAGAGCTCCAGGCTGAGGCTAAACAAGCCCAAAGGAATAAACTACCAAGTGCAAATACTTGGCAGAATTTTGGTATGTTTAGCCCATATATCAATCCTGATTCTCTTGCAAGTGAACTTGAACAATCCTTGGGAGGAAGAGACAGTGATGGTTATTCATCTGATGAACGACC ATCTCACAGTCGAAAAGTGTTCAATACAGTTCGGTATGCTAATCATGGTGTACCAGCACGTAATCGCTTCAGCTCTTCCCGCTCACATTATACCATGAGTGGTACAGGGGGTCGTCCAAGTTTAACATCCACTTGTTTCTCATCTCTCAGTCAATTATCATCATTATCATCAGGATTTAATGACCTTGCTTCAGATACTGAATCAGCATATGCAGAAAGTTACAGTACAGATGATGAAAATCCAGATAc TTTTGTTGATGGCAAAACTGAGAGAATGCGGCCAAACAAGTTGGATGTAGGATTACATAGTTTTAGCAGTGGCTTTGGTACTGCCACTGATTTAAACACTGAACTTGGTAAAGCAGCTGGGGACTCTTGGACAAGAAAATCTTTATATGGGCGCACAATCCGACGATACCAGTTCCCtgaaaaacttcaaattattaaGCCATTGGAAg GTTCTCAGACACTACATCATTGGCAAAGATTAGCAACTCCTCATTTGGGTGGCATTTTTGAATCCAGACCAGGAGTTAAAATTAGAGGTGAAACTAAATTGCAAGATTTTGATGAGAAAGTTAGTCTTGGAGATTTTGAAGAAGATGAtg ATTTTTCTAATCCTGGAAAAAGCTTTATGGATACATCATCAATTTATACTTTCACTACATCTGCTTTAAAAACAAGCGAAATGACGAATGTTACTCCAAG TTATCCTCACGTGCAGTTGTCGACAAGAATAACATCCATACCCCCATCTACACTCAACAGTCCCCAACAGAAAGGATCTGGCTACTCACTGACAGGTCAAAGCCTTGCTAAACTTTTGACTGAGCGTGGGATACATGCCATGGTACCATCTGCTATAAGTTCATCGGTCAAG TCAGTCTCCCCCACACCCACCCCAGCTCCTTCACCTGAAGGCTCTCCACCATCATCGCCTCTGCCATTTACAGCAGTTAGGATTCCAGATTTAGTTGGTAGTGCATCCATTGCTAAGGGATATCACTTGTTCCGTAAGCCTCGCAGATCACGTTCACAGCCTCCCCCTAAAAGAAGTACCAGAGAAGCATCTGCCGGCCTTAATTTAGATCTAATGGAAAGCATTCAAGGTATTGGACTAAAAACATTGATACCAACAACTGAATGTTCCCTCAATAAACGTACTGTAAGTACCGAAACTTTAACATCAGACAGTTCAACTGTTACCATTTCCTCCAGACTTGAAGCAGCCACAAAAAGGCAAGATTCTTCCAAGACTGTATCATTTCCAACTTCCATTTCTGGGCAGGAGGAAGTTTCCAGAAAGACTGTAAGCCCAGAAACATTGCTCGATAAACCATGGGGTTACGTCCCGCCATCTGTTTCAATTGTCAAAAGTCCCGCTGCAATTGGTCTTACACCCACTGTTGCCCCGCCTTTGTCTCGAATGCCTAACCCGGTGTTACAATTGAACAGTCTTCGAAGTATAAGACCAAACTGTGCCGATGTGGGTACAGTTGGGACATTACGAACACTAAGGAAGGGAGGTTACATTTAG